Proteins encoded by one window of Methylosinus sp. PW1:
- a CDS encoding phage tail tip lysozyme produces MSAGIGIGSFFQGLGSGYGAVRQADLNDALLKARERELALASTTPAASSDATPAATSQTTPVTPASGSTNGASGNGTINITYGGALDKSTGGAPSPREMFDYLTSKGASKNEALLLTGAAGSESGFNPSASHDSGTGYGLFGHRLDRLDAMRKFAGNNAPTWQQQSDFALNELRNRPEKGMVDAASSPDQLAIAQMHFEQPQGYTKANPQAGHNFTGRLNTLRRFNDLVGGAQTATPKSLSSGSTTSKKSADATDIMNELFPEQRSIIS; encoded by the coding sequence ATGAGTGCGGGGATCGGCATCGGATCGTTCTTCCAAGGGCTAGGCTCCGGCTACGGAGCTGTGCGGCAGGCCGATCTCAACGATGCGCTCTTGAAGGCGCGCGAGCGCGAGCTGGCGCTTGCTTCGACGACGCCTGCGGCGAGCAGCGATGCGACGCCGGCAGCAACGAGCCAGACGACGCCTGTGACGCCAGCCAGTGGATCAACGAATGGCGCATCCGGCAACGGGACGATCAACATCACCTACGGCGGCGCGCTGGACAAATCGACTGGTGGCGCTCCGTCGCCGCGCGAGATGTTCGATTATCTGACGAGTAAGGGCGCATCGAAGAACGAGGCGCTTCTCCTCACCGGCGCGGCTGGATCGGAAAGTGGTTTTAATCCGAGCGCCTCACACGACAGCGGAACCGGATATGGCCTGTTCGGTCATAGGCTCGATCGTCTCGACGCCATGCGAAAGTTCGCCGGCAATAATGCTCCGACATGGCAGCAGCAAAGCGATTTCGCCCTGAATGAGCTTCGAAACCGGCCAGAGAAGGGCATGGTGGATGCAGCGTCGTCACCAGACCAACTGGCGATTGCGCAAATGCACTTCGAACAGCCGCAGGGCTACACGAAGGCAAATCCGCAAGCCGGTCACAATTTCACGGGTCGATTGAACACGCTGCGGCGCTTCAATGATCTCGTCGGCGGCGCGCAAACAGCCACGCCGAAATCTCTATCGTCTGGCTCGACGACTTCGAAGAAATCGGCCGACGCCACAGACATCATGAACGAGCTGTTCCCGGAGCAGCGCAGCATTATTTCGTGA
- a CDS encoding HNH endonuclease domain-containing protein, translating to MFLKDIISRSEAKTAGIKRYFTGNRCKHGHISERKVSNGECVDCSRAGTAAWAVKNTEHVREYKIKYRSDKKHEIRAYEAKYRIDNLDNVRIYQAKYFKKYYAYNREKLLNYQDGYRADNGVKVKGYAAIYRATPEGHAIRLKHTSKRRALKRGHEINWTNEDHENVKRLFQEAARLELQTGVKYHVDHIIPLSRGGDHHPSNMQVVTAAYNMTKGSRTEEEMRKRAA from the coding sequence ATGTTTTTAAAAGATATTATTTCTAGGTCCGAAGCGAAGACGGCTGGTATCAAAAGATACTTCACTGGAAATCGATGCAAGCATGGTCATATATCTGAACGTAAGGTATCGAATGGTGAATGCGTAGACTGCTCACGTGCTGGGACAGCCGCATGGGCTGTGAAAAATACTGAGCATGTCAGAGAATACAAGATTAAATATAGATCAGATAAAAAACATGAAATAAGAGCATATGAAGCAAAATATCGTATTGATAATTTAGATAATGTTAGAATTTATCAGGCTAAATATTTCAAGAAATACTATGCTTATAATAGAGAAAAACTTCTTAATTACCAAGATGGATACAGGGCTGATAATGGTGTAAAAGTTAAAGGATATGCAGCTATATATAGGGCTACGCCAGAAGGCCACGCGATAAGGCTTAAACATACAAGTAAACGGAGAGCACTAAAGCGTGGACACGAGATAAATTGGACGAATGAAGATCACGAAAATGTTAAGCGTCTCTTCCAGGAAGCGGCAAGACTTGAGCTACAAACTGGCGTAAAATACCATGTAGATCACATAATTCCGCTCTCCCGTGGCGGCGATCATCACCCTAGCAATATGCAAGTTGTGACGGCAGCTTACAATATGACGAAGGGGTCGCGAACCGAGGAAGAGATGAGGAAGAGGGCGGCATGA
- a CDS encoding tail fiber domain-containing protein codes for MGKSSGSSNSALATFAAAQQADAANKQTALGQDWLDFSKQQFGIANDRQAANDALTKQVTDSQLTAQNQANTWAAEDRDRYKSVFQPLQDKFIEKANNWDSADNQAKAAAEAKADVANNVALQDQQRERAMAAKGVRPDSGAWAGIDRAAGTEGALAEAGAQNVARNNLRTQAVSLQADAINMGNGLPSSASSNLSLGVNAGSSANSNNLSTQQSWLNNQSIMNTGYSGASSANSSAGNMWGNIYNNATSQANYQAQQNASGTSALLGGLGSLAGLGLGLYKSDEDAKEDKREVRGILDALKKMPVSAWRYKDGQDRERHVGVMAQDFQRETGLGDGRSIHVVDALGVVMGGVQELAEQVEKLKGKSDNDEKKPVNESSRTMAKSIMSRRAA; via the coding sequence ATGGGTAAGTCGTCTGGATCGTCGAACAGCGCGCTTGCCACGTTTGCCGCAGCTCAGCAAGCCGACGCAGCGAACAAGCAAACTGCGCTCGGGCAAGATTGGCTCGACTTCTCGAAGCAGCAATTTGGTATCGCAAACGATCGTCAGGCGGCGAATGATGCGTTGACGAAGCAGGTCACAGACTCGCAGCTCACGGCGCAAAATCAGGCGAACACTTGGGCGGCGGAAGATCGCGACCGTTACAAGAGCGTGTTTCAGCCTTTGCAGGACAAGTTTATCGAGAAGGCAAACAATTGGGATAGCGCCGACAATCAGGCGAAGGCGGCGGCTGAAGCCAAGGCTGATGTCGCGAACAATGTCGCATTGCAGGATCAGCAGCGCGAGCGCGCCATGGCCGCGAAGGGCGTTCGCCCCGACAGCGGTGCGTGGGCCGGCATCGATCGCGCCGCTGGAACAGAAGGCGCGCTCGCCGAGGCTGGAGCGCAGAACGTCGCACGCAACAACCTTCGCACGCAGGCCGTCTCACTCCAGGCTGATGCGATCAATATGGGCAACGGCCTCCCGTCGTCCGCGTCGAGTAATTTGAGTCTCGGCGTCAACGCTGGATCGAGCGCAAACAGCAACAACCTCTCCACGCAGCAGTCATGGCTCAACAACCAGAGTATCATGAACACCGGCTATTCCGGCGCATCATCGGCAAATTCGTCTGCCGGTAATATGTGGGGAAACATATACAATAACGCGACGAGTCAGGCCAATTACCAAGCTCAACAGAATGCGTCAGGAACGAGCGCGCTCCTCGGCGGACTTGGCTCGCTCGCCGGTCTCGGCCTCGGGCTCTACAAGTCCGATGAAGACGCGAAGGAAGACAAGCGCGAGGTCAGAGGCATTCTCGACGCACTCAAGAAAATGCCGGTTTCTGCTTGGCGCTACAAGGATGGACAGGATCGAGAACGGCATGTAGGCGTCATGGCCCAAGATTTTCAACGAGAGACCGGATTGGGGGACGGTCGATCAATCCATGTTGTTGACGCACTAGGCGTCGTTATGGGCGGTGTGCAAGAATTGGCCGAACAAGTTGAAAAACTAAAAGGCAAGTCCGACAATGACGAAAAGAAGCCTGTGAATGAGTCGAGTCGGACGATGGCCAAAAGCATCATGTCGAGGAGGGCCGCATAA
- a CDS encoding Calx-beta domain-containing protein — protein sequence MTRTATYTVNLSQAHSLAISMNYSTVGKTAVSGSDFTPVSGTLNFAPGETSNSFDVPILAVSDRDLKFSAKLSAPTNCTLSTANAGVCTISPDNALVALVTTAKNAKAASAAADSAHYDATIAAASAASAYASANSALTAANADLDAKNAAAAAYDADANAKLGAMNVWLVAAAQNPAYQATALQAQADYNAAAATAAQAHTAASAAATTAANASAAVATALVNKNNADAAVTTTAATADAARSTAASTKAAAAAGFVGSTTLEL from the coding sequence ATGACGCGCACAGCGACATACACCGTCAATCTGAGCCAAGCCCATTCGCTTGCGATCTCGATGAACTATTCCACGGTTGGGAAGACGGCGGTCTCCGGCTCCGATTTTACACCTGTCAGCGGGACGCTGAATTTCGCGCCGGGGGAGACATCAAATTCGTTCGATGTGCCGATCTTGGCGGTTTCAGATCGCGACCTGAAATTCTCCGCCAAACTATCCGCTCCAACAAATTGCACGCTCTCAACGGCCAATGCTGGCGTCTGCACGATATCTCCCGATAATGCACTTGTGGCACTCGTGACGACAGCGAAGAATGCAAAGGCAGCATCGGCGGCGGCAGACAGCGCGCACTATGACGCGACGATTGCCGCAGCGAGCGCGGCGTCAGCCTACGCATCGGCCAATTCAGCGCTCACGGCGGCTAATGCGGACCTCGACGCCAAGAACGCCGCCGCTGCGGCCTATGACGCTGATGCGAACGCCAAACTCGGGGCCATGAACGTCTGGCTCGTCGCCGCCGCTCAGAACCCCGCCTATCAGGCGACGGCGCTTCAGGCGCAGGCCGATTACAATGCTGCGGCGGCGACGGCGGCCCAGGCGCACACGGCGGCGTCGGCGGCCGCAACGACAGCGGCCAATGCGTCCGCAGCGGTGGCGACGGCCCTGGTCAACAAGAACAATGCTGATGCGGCTGTGACGACGACAGCAGCTACCGCAGATGCGGCGCGATCGACGGCCGCAAGCACCAAAGCCGCCGCCGCTGCTGGCTTTGTCGGCTCAACGACGCTCGAACTTTGA
- a CDS encoding Calx-beta domain-containing protein, with amino-acid sequence MARTAIFRVYLSRPSVETITVGYTTVPGSAVSPSDFTPVSGTLSFSPGQTVAQIAVPVRNDIPGSAEEKFSVALSSPTKATIQRDTAFCTLPGAAIDSQPVAYIDNITVPSA; translated from the coding sequence ATGGCACGCACGGCTATTTTTCGCGTCTATCTATCTCGCCCGAGCGTCGAGACTATCACGGTCGGCTACACGACTGTTCCTGGCTCCGCCGTCTCGCCAAGCGATTTCACGCCGGTCAGCGGCACGCTCAGCTTCTCCCCTGGCCAGACGGTTGCCCAGATCGCGGTGCCAGTTCGAAACGATATTCCAGGAAGCGCCGAGGAAAAATTCAGCGTTGCTCTCTCGTCCCCGACAAAGGCGACGATCCAGCGCGACACCGCATTTTGCACGCTCCCAGGCGCGGCTATTGATTCGCAGCCTGTCGCCTACATCGACAACATTACGGTGCCATCGGCATGA